ACATTTGAGCTATTACTGATCAGCTCGTGCCCTTACTTTAATTATGGTCCAGAGTTCGTTCACATTGTTGTGCATGAAATTATGCTAGCTCGAGGGAAGCAAGTGAAATGTCTCCCTCTAAATCTGTAGGAGACAGGGTGCTACCTGTAAGATAATAGGTCAGTAAGCAAGTTTCTGCTGGAATTATTCATAAACTACCCTACTAACACTAATAATTCATAATTCTATCTGGTTAGTTCCATGTGAATGTAATTTGTGCAGAAAAGTCATGGAGATGTTGTGATCCAACCACCTTCAGTGATATCTCCTTACTTGGTgcacaaatattttgttgacCTGAAACAGGATTATCATGAAGAATACTTGGAAATTTCCTCACTCATATCTGTTAATTAAAGTAAAATGACAACCAGACATATTGAATCTTCAGCTCCTCCATCACTCCTCATATCTGTTAATTTTTGTGACATTGAATACGAGCTTTCATTAACTACATTACTTCATTATAACTGAATTTGTATCCTGTATTGATCTTCATATAGTCCTTTCAAGACTAGAATAATGTCATTAAACTGAGATTCTCTGAAGAGGCCAGGAGAATTATTCTCTGTGATTGTATGTTTCTAGAATGGTACACTTGGTGCTTGACACTTCAATTATTGTCTTCTATTTTATTCTCCCTTTTggtggggggtgggggaggTGGTGATCCTGTACTCTCTGCTTTCAACACAATAAAGAATGTAGATACTATCAACTAATATTTTATCTAGCGGTCGATGGCTACATAAACTTCCCTAAGCTTGCTGAATTTGAGATTGAAAGCAGTGTTTGTTAAGTTTCTTAGGAAATGCATATGCTGCACATGGTTGCTATCTTTTGAGTAGATACTACTCCACACTTGGGCCAATCTACTTTCGTTTTTTTACCCGTTTTTCACTCACTTTATCCAGTTACATTGCTGATCAAATTGGTGTATTTGGAGTGACAAAATCTAGATAGTTACCAAGTTACAGGACCAAAAAAAGGTAATTAATGTTTAGCTGGTGGAACTTTGATGATCAgtccttttctttgttttctgcACTATGTAGTGCATGTGGTCCTTTAAGAGCTTTCACTTTCAGGTCTATCTGTTTGGTGTACTCCCAATTCAACTTCACCAGAATGCTCAAAATAATTGCTAGTATCATTCTCTAAATACCTTAGAAGAGGTTGAACAttatagaagaaaaaaggaGGCATACCATTTAATTCATTTTCCATTGAGGACTGAGCAAAATGTTTGACTTGCTATTTAGTATTTTAACAACTTTTATTCCTTTACAGTAATTCATCCTATACATGACATAACCTTTTGATTTCTGCAAGTTTTATTAAAGActaaaagccaaaaaaaaaaaaaaaaaaaaactaaaagatgaaaaagataACCAGAAACCACCACCCATGGCATTGATCTAGTGATAAGAGAGTAGTGCGTGATGCATGGGTTAGGCACTCGTCACAGGTTTGAACCCTACCATGTACAAAAGTTTGGCATTTTAAGTGGAAGGATAAAGGGTCTGGCCCATCAAGTGTCGATTTCTGGATTGTGCTAACATTGATCCTCAGGGATTTCTTGATAGTAAAGTAAAAATAAGGGTAAACAGAAGAAGGTAACAATGGTCCAGTAAAAGTCAGTGGAATATCAAGTGGAACCTATATACAGATATTCACCATCAATACTCTGTTGTTCttacaaaaaaaggaaaaagaaagtgaaTGAAGAAAATCTATGTATTACTTCTATGTTTCTAGATATCGAATTTCAATGTCATCAAGATACAAGAATGCCTCACCCCTGACGACAAAAagatataaagttttttgttttgtttataacTTCATATATTGTGTAATGCAACACAGATATTGTTAAGCTGGCAAATCAAATAAGTGTCTCAAGAGCAAATCCCAGCTTTCTTCTGGCTGCTGCTAAAACTATGATATGATATCTAATATGCCTCTTTTATTGTGTCTGCATTAGATGTTTGACATCTTCAAGCTCCAATTCACCACCTTGTTGTGGCCTATCATTCTGGAACATCATTTCGATTTCTTCCAATGATTTCCCCTTTGTTTCTGGAacacatttatgaacaaaagCAACAGAGAGAGCTGATATAGCAGCAAACACAAAAAATGTTCCTCCTACTGTAATCATACGAGAAACGGAGAGGAAAGACATTGCAACCACACCACTACTAACCCTGCTCCCTACTGCACCAAGAGCTGATGCTTGAGCTCGAAGTCTCAGAGGGAAGATTTCAGATGTCAAGACCCAACAAATTGGTCCAATCCCCACGGAAAAGAATGCTACATTTCCACACACACATAAGATTGCCAGCTTGATACCAACTGAACCATTACCCAGTAGAGAAAGTGTGAGGCCAAGGCCAAACAGACAAGCAGTCATACCAATTGTGCTGACATATAACAAAGGTTTCCTGCCAACTTTGTCAATGAGCAATATGgctatcaaaatgaatattgttTTTGTGAATCCAACAGCAACAGTTGCAGCTAGGAGCTGAGTGTTACCCTTAATTCCTGCATCCTTAAAAATTGTTGGACTGTAATACACAGTGGCATCGATACCTGTGACCTGTTGAAAGCACTGAATACCACAACCTGTAATCAGCATTCTTCTAACTCCAGGTGAAGGATTTAGCAGTTCACGCCACACTGCTTTCTCTTCATACTTCTCAGCATTAACATGCCCTGCAGCTTGCTGAATTTCTGCTAGCCTCTCTTCCACTTCATTAGCATTTTCATTAGTTTTAAGTAGCACTAACCTTGCTTCATCAATCCGGTTTTTCATCACCAACCACCTTGGAGATTCTGGAATGACAAATAGCGCGATACCAATAAAAACTGAGGGGAGAATTCCCACACCAAGCATGACTCTCCAGTTTATATGGGGGGATAAACCAGAAAATGCATAATTTGAAACATAACCTAAAAGAATTCCTAGATTGATGAATATCTCAGGGAAGGAAGTGAAAGACCCTCTAGCAACCGTGGGTGATATCTCTGCAATATAAACAGGTGCAATCATAACTCCAAAACCAATACCGATTCCAGCCAAAAATCTGCCTATCATTAACACCTTGAAGTCAGGAGCAAGAGACATTATAAGAGCCCCAGATTGAAACACAATGGCTGCAAAAGCCATGGTCCACTTCCTGCCGATGGCATCTGAAGTTCTTCCTCCTGCTAAACTCCCCAAAAGTGAAACTATGCTCAAGATTCCAACAAGAACTTCTTCTTGTACTTCACTAATATTCAAGTCTTGCTGAATGAATATAATAGCTCCACTCATAACACCAACATCTGTAAATGGAATAATTCCTATTAGATACTAGCTTTGAATTGAACACATAACCAGCTAAAACACTGAGGTGAGAGGTCTATGCCAAAAACATTTGG
The Solanum stenotomum isolate F172 chromosome 12, ASM1918654v1, whole genome shotgun sequence DNA segment above includes these coding regions:
- the LOC125848862 gene encoding probable polyol transporter 4 isoform X1, producing the protein MGIQENGNGGVLKYKRMDSDGMEEDVAVLCEEKRNDMSSRKYVLVCAIFASLNSVLLGYDVGVMSGAIIFIQQDLNISEVQEEVLVGILSIVSLLGSLAGGRTSDAIGRKWTMAFAAIVFQSGALIMSLAPDFKVLMIGRFLAGIGIGFGVMIAPVYIAEISPTVARGSFTSFPEIFINLGILLGYVSNYAFSGLSPHINWRVMLGVGILPSVFIGIALFVIPESPRWLVMKNRIDEARLVLLKTNENANEVEERLAEIQQAAGHVNAEKYEEKAVWRELLNPSPGVRRMLITGCGIQCFQQVTGIDATVYYSPTIFKDAGIKGNTQLLAATVAVGFTKTIFILIAILLIDKVGRKPLLYVSTIGMTACLFGLGLTLSLLGNGSVGIKLAILCVCGNVAFFSVGIGPICWVLTSEIFPLRLRAQASALGAVGSRVSSGVVAMSFLSVSRMITVGGTFFVFAAISALSVAFVHKCVPETKGKSLEEIEMMFQNDRPQQGGELELEDVKHLMQTQ
- the LOC125848862 gene encoding probable polyol transporter 4 isoform X2, with translation MFWFVPSLPHLILCCLDMVDVGVMSGAIIFIQQDLNISEVQEEVLVGILSIVSLLGSLAGGRTSDAIGRKWTMAFAAIVFQSGALIMSLAPDFKVLMIGRFLAGIGIGFGVMIAPVYIAEISPTVARGSFTSFPEIFINLGILLGYVSNYAFSGLSPHINWRVMLGVGILPSVFIGIALFVIPESPRWLVMKNRIDEARLVLLKTNENANEVEERLAEIQQAAGHVNAEKYEEKAVWRELLNPSPGVRRMLITGCGIQCFQQVTGIDATVYYSPTIFKDAGIKGNTQLLAATVAVGFTKTIFILIAILLIDKVGRKPLLYVSTIGMTACLFGLGLTLSLLGNGSVGIKLAILCVCGNVAFFSVGIGPICWVLTSEIFPLRLRAQASALGAVGSRVSSGVVAMSFLSVSRMITVGGTFFVFAAISALSVAFVHKCVPETKGKSLEEIEMMFQNDRPQQGGELELEDVKHLMQTQ